A section of the Anabaena cylindrica PCC 7122 genome encodes:
- the vap15 gene encoding type II toxin-antitoxin system VapB15 family antitoxin, producing MLQNIYQLPLTFEQILTLVKQLSNSEKLLLSKELEKETLNHKLTELLEVFQTDELSLAEITEEVEIVRSQIYDRKQSS from the coding sequence ATGCTACAAAATATCTATCAACTACCATTGACATTTGAGCAAATTCTGACTCTAGTTAAACAACTCTCTAATTCTGAAAAATTATTACTTAGCAAAGAACTAGAAAAAGAAACCTTGAATCATAAATTAACAGAATTGTTGGAAGTATTTCAAACTGATGAATTATCATTAGCAGAAATTACTGAAGAGGTTGAAATTGTCCGCTCTCAAATTTATGACAGAAAACAAAGCAGTTAA
- a CDS encoding putative toxin-antitoxin system toxin component, PIN family produces the protein MTENKAVKIIIDTNLWISFLIGKELKDLKKLLVAEKILVVISEQILEEITLVTQRPKLQKYFPSNKVDELIQLLRTIGVFINITSEVFICRDAKDNYLLALAKDSDANFLVTGDEDLLVITKFENTEIVTYKELLHKL, from the coding sequence ATGACAGAAAACAAAGCAGTTAAGATCATTATTGATACTAATCTTTGGATTAGTTTTTTGATTGGTAAAGAACTGAAAGATTTAAAAAAACTTTTAGTTGCAGAAAAAATTCTAGTAGTAATTTCTGAACAAATATTAGAAGAAATTACTTTAGTAACTCAACGTCCTAAGTTACAAAAATATTTTCCGTCTAACAAAGTCGATGAATTAATTCAACTTTTACGAACTATTGGTGTATTTATAAATATAACCTCAGAAGTTTTTATTTGTCGGGATGCGAAAGATAATTATCTTTTAGCACTAGCAAAAGATAGTGACGCAAATTTTTTAGTCACTGGTGATGAAGATTTATTAGTGATTACAAAATTTGAAAATACTGAAATTGTTACTTATAAAGAACTTTTACATAAATTATAG
- a CDS encoding ABC transporter ATP-binding protein translates to MTAVGIEVQDLNFLWPNGEQVIKSCSLKVPQGEFWMLLGTNGSGKSTLLRLIAGLLAPQSGEIGISPPVGFVFQNPDHQLVMPTVGADVAFGLVAEKLPPAMVRARVEEALGAVNLLSLQRRPIYALSGGQKQRVAIAGAIARHCEVLLLDEPTALLDPDSQLDLVSSVRHLVKSRGITALWVTHRLDELNYCDGAFLLEEGSLVDAGEAERLKQRLMKAHSETS, encoded by the coding sequence ATGACGGCTGTAGGCATCGAAGTTCAAGATTTAAACTTCTTATGGCCTAATGGGGAGCAAGTGATCAAATCTTGCTCTCTTAAAGTACCGCAAGGCGAATTTTGGATGCTTTTGGGTACTAATGGCAGTGGCAAATCAACTCTCCTGAGACTGATAGCGGGGTTATTAGCTCCCCAGTCTGGCGAAATTGGCATTTCACCCCCAGTTGGTTTTGTTTTCCAAAATCCCGATCATCAATTAGTTATGCCAACGGTTGGTGCTGATGTGGCTTTTGGATTAGTGGCAGAAAAGTTGCCTCCTGCTATGGTCAGAGCTAGGGTGGAAGAGGCTTTAGGGGCAGTGAATTTGCTGTCTCTACAACGTCGTCCTATCTATGCTCTTTCTGGTGGACAAAAACAGCGCGTGGCTATTGCTGGTGCGATCGCTCGTCACTGTGAAGTCCTATTATTAGATGAACCCACTGCTTTACTAGATCCAGATAGTCAACTCGACTTAGTGTCCAGTGTTCGTCATCTAGTTAAAAGTCGCGGAATTACAGCTTTATGGGTAACGCATCGCTTAGATGAGTTAAACTATTGTGATGGTGCTTTTTTATTGGAAGAAGGCTCACTAGTTGATGCAGGTGAAGCCGAGCGTCTCAAACAGCGACTAATGAAAGCACACAGCGAAACTTCTTAA
- a CDS encoding 6-carboxytetrahydropterin synthase, translated as MQCIVNRRAQFSASHRYWLPELSENENVEKFGLCAKFPGHGHNYVLFVSLAGELDEYGMVLNLSDVKHVIKREVTGQLDFSYLNDVWTEFQQTLPTTENIARVIWERLAPHLPLVRVQLFEHPELWAEYMGNGMEAYLSISTHFSAAHRLAHPDLSLEENTEIYGKCARVNGHGHNYHLEVTVKGEIDPRTGMTVDLGALNQVIEDYVVEPFDHTFLNKDIAFFAKVVPTAENIALYISNVLRSPIQELGAKLYKVKLIESPNNSCEIYAADSETTSVIAAVSQPVLARV; from the coding sequence ATGCAATGTATTGTAAATCGCCGCGCTCAGTTTTCGGCAAGTCATCGGTATTGGTTGCCAGAACTGAGTGAAAACGAAAATGTGGAAAAATTTGGTCTTTGCGCGAAATTTCCCGGTCACGGACATAACTATGTTTTATTTGTTTCCCTCGCTGGGGAACTAGATGAATATGGTATGGTGCTGAACTTGTCTGATGTGAAACACGTCATCAAACGGGAAGTTACTGGTCAACTAGATTTTTCTTATCTCAATGATGTGTGGACAGAATTTCAGCAAACTCTCCCCACCACAGAAAATATTGCGCGGGTGATTTGGGAACGTCTAGCACCCCATTTACCTTTAGTCCGCGTGCAGTTATTTGAACATCCTGAACTTTGGGCAGAATATATGGGCAACGGAATGGAAGCATATCTAAGTATTAGCACTCACTTTAGCGCGGCGCACAGACTCGCTCATCCTGACTTGAGTTTAGAAGAGAATACAGAGATTTATGGTAAATGCGCTCGTGTGAATGGACATGGACATAACTATCATTTAGAAGTCACTGTGAAAGGCGAAATTGATCCTCGCACGGGTATGACTGTAGATTTAGGTGCTTTGAATCAGGTGATTGAAGATTATGTAGTGGAACCATTTGATCACACCTTTTTAAACAAAGATATTGCTTTCTTTGCCAAAGTTGTCCCCACTGCTGAGAATATCGCCCTTTATATTAGTAACGTATTGCGATCGCCTATTCAAGAGCTAGGAGCCAAGCTTTACAAGGTCAAACTCATTGAAAGCCCTAATAATTCCTGTGAAATTTACGCCGCTGACTCAGAAACAACTTCTGTTATTGCAGCCGTAAGTCAACCAGTCTTAGCAAGAGTTTAG
- a CDS encoding Uma2 family endonuclease translates to MQATPVRWTTADLELFAGDKRNRYEIIEGELFMTRAPHWDHQFSCANIATVLKVWSDESGLGKVAVAPGIIFSDSDNVIPDVVWASHESLERLLDEAGHLTGAPELVVEVLSPGEKNEKRDKEAKLKLYSVQGVREYWICDPIAKKVEVYHRQQAVLRLAATFFSADELISPLFPGFKCLVSQLF, encoded by the coding sequence ATGCAAGCAACTCCAGTACGTTGGACTACTGCTGATTTAGAGTTATTCGCAGGCGATAAAAGAAATCGCTATGAGATTATTGAGGGAGAATTATTCATGACCAGAGCGCCTCATTGGGATCATCAGTTTAGCTGTGCTAATATTGCTACTGTTCTCAAGGTTTGGTCAGATGAGAGTGGTTTGGGTAAGGTGGCTGTTGCACCAGGAATTATTTTCTCAGATAGTGATAATGTGATTCCTGATGTAGTCTGGGCTAGTCATGAATCTTTAGAACGTCTCCTAGATGAAGCTGGACACCTAACCGGCGCACCAGAATTAGTGGTTGAGGTGTTGTCCCCAGGAGAGAAAAATGAAAAACGTGATAAAGAAGCGAAATTAAAGCTTTACTCAGTCCAAGGAGTTCGAGAATATTGGATTTGTGATCCCATCGCTAAAAAAGTAGAAGTTTATCATCGTCAACAAGCTGTTTTAAGATTAGCCGCTACTTTTTTTAGTGCAGATGAATTGATTAGTCCTTTATTCCCAGGATTCAAGTGTTTAGTGAGTCAACTTTTTTAG
- the cysK gene encoding cysteine synthase A, with product MRIAQNITELVGRTPLVKLNRIPQAEGCVAQILVKLESMNPSSSVKDRIGVSMINDAEQEGLITPSKTILVEPTSGNTGIALAMTAAAKGYRLILTMPETMSAERRAMLRAYGAELELTPGIEGMTGAIRRAQEIVERTPYAYMLQQFRNPANAKIHRETTAEEIWEDTDGQVDMIVAGVGTGGTITGVAEVIKAKKPSFQAIAVEPTNSPILSGGKPGPHKIQGIGAGFIPQVLRVELIDEVVTVSDEDAIAYSRRLAKEEGLLSGISTGAALCAAIRVAQRPENQGRLIVMIQPSFGERYLSTPLFQDLEAKVASSIS from the coding sequence ATGCGGATTGCTCAGAATATTACAGAATTAGTTGGCCGGACACCTCTAGTAAAGTTAAACCGGATTCCCCAAGCAGAAGGTTGTGTCGCGCAGATTTTGGTGAAACTAGAAAGCATGAACCCCTCTTCTTCGGTGAAAGACCGTATTGGGGTAAGCATGATTAATGATGCTGAACAGGAAGGTTTAATTACTCCCAGCAAGACAATTTTGGTAGAACCGACATCGGGAAATACAGGAATTGCTTTGGCAATGACAGCGGCAGCTAAGGGGTATAGATTGATTTTGACGATGCCGGAGACCATGAGTGCAGAGCGACGGGCTATGTTGCGGGCTTATGGTGCTGAACTGGAACTCACACCAGGAATTGAGGGGATGACTGGGGCAATTCGCAGAGCGCAGGAGATTGTAGAGAGAACTCCTTATGCTTATATGTTGCAACAGTTCCGCAATCCGGCCAATGCGAAAATTCATCGGGAAACTACAGCTGAGGAAATCTGGGAAGATACTGATGGACAGGTAGATATGATTGTGGCAGGAGTGGGTACAGGTGGTACGATTACTGGTGTAGCGGAAGTAATTAAAGCTAAGAAACCAAGTTTTCAAGCGATCGCTGTTGAACCAACTAATAGCCCTATTTTATCTGGCGGTAAACCAGGCCCACACAAAATTCAGGGGATTGGGGCAGGGTTTATTCCTCAAGTGTTGAGGGTAGAATTGATTGATGAAGTGGTTACTGTCAGTGATGAAGATGCGATCGCTTATAGTCGCCGTTTAGCGAAAGAAGAAGGTCTACTCTCTGGGATTTCTACTGGTGCTGCTCTCTGTGCTGCTATTCGTGTCGCCCAACGTCCAGAAAATCAGGGACGCTTAATAGTGATGATTCAACCCAGTTTTGGCGAGAGATATTTGAGTACGCCACTATTCCAAGATTTAGAAGCAAAAGTTGCAAGTAGTATCAGCTAA
- a CDS encoding 2-phosphosulfolactate phosphatase family protein → MKIFVYHTPELTPTDEAPECAIAVDVLRATSTMATVLAAGGEAVQVFSDLDQLVEVSEKWPSEKRLRAGERGGAKVAGFELGNSPLDCTAELVQGRRLFISTTNGTRALKRIQNAPIVLAAALINRAAVVKFLLEKQPETVWIVGSGWEGSFSLEDTVCAGAIAHSICQQTNSSLEDLTGNDEVTSAIALYSQWQNDLLGLFYQASHGKRLLRLECLEDLKYCSQTDILDILPIQQEPGVLKSHNK, encoded by the coding sequence GTGAAGATATTTGTATATCATACTCCAGAATTAACTCCAACTGATGAAGCGCCAGAATGCGCGATCGCTGTTGATGTCTTGCGAGCAACTAGCACAATGGCGACAGTTTTAGCGGCTGGAGGCGAAGCAGTGCAAGTCTTTAGTGATTTAGACCAACTAGTAGAAGTTAGCGAAAAATGGCCATCGGAAAAACGATTACGTGCTGGAGAACGTGGCGGTGCAAAGGTAGCTGGCTTTGAATTGGGTAATTCACCCTTAGATTGCACCGCAGAATTAGTACAGGGGCGGCGCTTATTTATCAGTACCACTAATGGAACTCGCGCCTTAAAACGGATACAGAATGCGCCAATTGTTCTCGCTGCTGCTTTAATTAACCGGGCTGCGGTGGTGAAATTTCTCCTAGAAAAGCAACCGGAGACAGTCTGGATTGTTGGTTCTGGTTGGGAAGGCAGTTTTTCTTTAGAGGATACTGTTTGTGCTGGTGCGATCGCTCATAGCATTTGCCAACAAACGAATTCTTCTTTAGAAGATTTAACTGGTAATGATGAAGTCACCAGTGCGATCGCTCTCTATTCACAATGGCAAAATGACTTACTGGGATTATTCTACCAAGCCAGTCACGGTAAACGATTATTACGCCTGGAATGTTTAGAAGATTTAAAATATTGTTCCCAAACTGATATTTTAGATATCCTACCTATTCAGCAGGAGCCTGGTGTTTTAAAAAGTCATAATAAATAA
- a CDS encoding class I SAM-dependent methyltransferase codes for MTVSVTSTPDLPSRLVNGILSIQPLANLAKHQARQMMIKRAERIGVFWTQEVEKLRSRDWSTDLAQVQNSQLTYPDYYVTSFHAYETGNLSWQAAFEVEPAAHAVHAKIWQDTEAQGDAKLRQSYHKILESSISQPPQDILDLGCSVGMSTFALQAAYPQAKITGLDLSPYFLAVANYRSQQHQATINWVHAQAETTGLADASYDLVSIFLMCHELPQSATQKIFAEARRVLRPGGHLAIMDMNPKSEIYKKMPTYILTLLKSTEPYLDEYFSLDIEQALVKAGFQTPTITSNSPRHRTVIAQVCG; via the coding sequence ATGACGGTTTCTGTAACATCAACTCCTGACTTACCTTCCCGGCTCGTGAATGGCATTCTCTCAATTCAACCTTTAGCGAACCTCGCCAAACACCAAGCCAGACAAATGATGATCAAACGGGCTGAAAGAATTGGCGTTTTTTGGACACAAGAAGTAGAAAAACTGCGATCGCGTGATTGGTCAACAGATTTAGCTCAAGTCCAAAATTCTCAGCTAACCTACCCAGACTACTACGTTACCTCATTCCACGCTTACGAAACCGGAAATCTCAGTTGGCAAGCTGCCTTTGAGGTAGAACCTGCTGCTCATGCCGTCCACGCTAAAATTTGGCAAGATACCGAAGCCCAAGGTGATGCGAAACTACGCCAAAGTTACCATAAAATCCTCGAAAGTTCCATTTCCCAACCACCACAAGACATCCTAGATTTAGGTTGTAGTGTGGGAATGAGTACCTTTGCCCTGCAAGCAGCTTATCCCCAAGCCAAGATTACAGGTTTAGATTTATCTCCCTACTTCTTAGCTGTAGCTAACTATCGCAGCCAACAGCATCAAGCTACAATTAACTGGGTTCATGCTCAAGCTGAAACTACAGGACTGGCAGATGCTTCCTATGATTTAGTTTCCATTTTTCTCATGTGCCATGAATTACCCCAATCAGCGACCCAAAAGATTTTTGCAGAAGCAAGACGTGTTTTGCGTCCAGGTGGGCATTTAGCAATTATGGACATGAATCCCAAATCGGAAATTTACAAGAAAATGCCAACATACATCTTAACCCTGCTCAAAAGTACCGAACCTTATTTAGATGAATACTTTAGTTTGGATATTGAGCAAGCTTTAGTAAAGGCAGGTTTTCAAACTCCTACCATCACTAGCAATAGCCCCCGTCACCGGACTGTAATTGCTCAGGTGTGTGGCTAA
- the psbD gene encoding photosystem II D2 protein (photosystem q(a) protein) has product MTIAVGRAPSRGWFDVLDDWLKRDRFVFVGWSGILLFPCAFLALGGWLTGTTFVTSWYTHGLASSYLEGANFLTVAVSTPANSMGHSLLLLWGPEAQGDLTRWFQLGGLWPFVALHGAFGLIGFMLRQFEIARLVGIRPYNALAFSGPIAVFVSVFLMYPLGQSSWFFAPSFGVAAIFRFLLFLQGFHNWTLNPFHMMGVAGILGGALLSAIHGATVENTLFDDGEGSNTFPAFNPTQAEETYSMVTANRFWSQIFGIAFSNKRWLHFFMLFVPVTGLWMASVGIVGLALNLRAYDFVSQELRAAEDPEFETFYTKNILLNEGIRAWMAPQDQPHEQFVFPEEVLPRGNAL; this is encoded by the coding sequence ATGACCATCGCAGTTGGACGCGCCCCAAGTAGAGGGTGGTTTGACGTATTAGACGACTGGTTAAAGCGCGATCGCTTCGTATTCGTAGGTTGGTCAGGAATATTATTATTTCCCTGCGCCTTCCTCGCACTAGGCGGTTGGCTGACCGGTACAACCTTCGTCACCTCCTGGTACACCCACGGATTAGCATCCTCCTATTTAGAAGGAGCTAACTTCCTCACAGTAGCAGTATCCACACCAGCCAACAGCATGGGACATTCCCTGTTGTTACTCTGGGGACCTGAAGCTCAAGGAGACCTAACCCGTTGGTTTCAACTAGGTGGCCTATGGCCATTCGTAGCATTACACGGAGCCTTTGGTCTAATTGGCTTCATGTTGCGTCAATTTGAAATCGCCAGACTAGTAGGAATTCGTCCTTACAACGCACTAGCATTCTCAGGACCAATTGCCGTTTTCGTCAGCGTCTTCTTGATGTACCCCTTGGGACAATCAAGCTGGTTCTTTGCACCCAGCTTTGGTGTAGCAGCAATCTTCCGGTTCTTACTATTCCTGCAAGGGTTCCACAACTGGACACTCAACCCCTTTCACATGATGGGTGTAGCGGGAATCTTAGGTGGAGCATTACTGTCGGCGATTCACGGAGCCACAGTAGAAAACACCCTGTTTGATGACGGCGAAGGTTCCAACACCTTCCCTGCATTCAACCCCACCCAAGCTGAAGAAACCTACTCAATGGTGACAGCAAACCGTTTCTGGTCACAGATTTTCGGTATTGCTTTCTCTAACAAACGTTGGTTGCACTTCTTCATGTTGTTCGTACCAGTCACAGGCTTATGGATGGCATCTGTAGGCATCGTTGGCTTGGCACTCAACCTGCGGGCTTATGACTTCGTTTCCCAAGAATTACGGGCAGCAGAAGACCCAGAGTTTGAAACTTTCTATACCAAAAATATTTTGCTGAATGAGGGTATCCGCGCTTGGATGGCTCCTCAAGATCAACCCCACGAACAATTTGTATTCCCTGAAGAAGTATTACCACGCGGTAACGCTCTCTAG
- a CDS encoding PrsW family intramembrane metalloprotease translates to MANLSLILWAVIPPLLFLWFYYRRTHAAPPPLQLLFFFIFGAISGFVALGLEWTVENVANSVIDWAKIQRSFFGFSLRQIMVIAPIEEGCKLAAVILPICYLQRRYQFRATTVFLFTIAVALGFTAEENWIYWFHGTASILERLISTPVHSMFSAPWGYALGIYIASTRRLNRDRNLIFIAWLNAVFFHALVNILSRAWVYPLPIHFLAYALFPLLLWMFWRLEQLLRKVQRKPPITLISGYTPQTRYWQRSLVLLILLLGGNAIFGLFLLARKLSPLRLEQLFEPDIFSFILKQIAINLSLGVLSWLIYRYLRYLAGRRYFLQLGKY, encoded by the coding sequence GTGGCTAATTTATCTCTCATACTATGGGCAGTCATTCCACCGCTGCTGTTTTTGTGGTTTTATTACCGCCGGACTCATGCTGCCCCGCCACCGCTACAATTGCTCTTTTTCTTCATCTTTGGCGCAATTTCTGGTTTCGTAGCCCTGGGACTAGAATGGACGGTGGAAAATGTTGCTAACTCAGTTATAGACTGGGCAAAAATACAGCGTTCTTTTTTTGGCTTTTCCCTGCGACAGATCATGGTAATAGCACCAATTGAAGAAGGCTGTAAGTTAGCCGCAGTTATCTTGCCTATCTGCTATCTTCAACGCAGATACCAATTTCGTGCTACTACTGTTTTCCTTTTTACCATCGCTGTCGCTTTAGGATTTACGGCTGAAGAAAACTGGATTTACTGGTTTCACGGTACAGCATCAATTCTAGAAAGGTTGATTAGCACTCCTGTACATTCTATGTTTTCTGCACCTTGGGGTTATGCACTAGGAATATATATTGCTTCCACAAGGCGTTTAAATCGAGACAGAAATTTGATTTTTATAGCTTGGTTAAATGCTGTCTTTTTTCATGCTTTGGTGAATATTTTATCCAGGGCTTGGGTTTATCCACTTCCAATACATTTTCTTGCTTATGCTTTATTTCCTTTATTGTTGTGGATGTTTTGGCGGTTAGAGCAACTACTACGAAAAGTACAACGCAAACCGCCTATTACTTTAATTTCCGGTTACACACCCCAAACTCGTTATTGGCAAAGAAGTTTAGTATTATTAATACTTTTGCTAGGGGGAAATGCTATTTTTGGATTATTTCTTCTCGCTAGAAAACTCAGTCCATTGAGGTTAGAGCAACTGTTTGAGCCGGATATTTTCTCGTTTATACTTAAACAAATAGCAATCAATCTCTCTTTAGGAGTTTTGTCCTGGTTAATTTATCGCTATTTACGATATTTAGCTGGTCGTCGGTATTTTTTACAGTTAGGAAAATACTAG
- a CDS encoding RrF2 family transcriptional regulator — protein sequence MELSCKSEYAILALLEMAIHYESCEPMQIRQIAAQQNIPDRYLEQLLATLRRGGIVKSQRGSKGGYLLAREPWKISILDILECLEGLDVRISEEDTNNLKSVDSSIVDEIWQEARQAANAVLQKHSLQDLCEKRDSRRQLDIMYYI from the coding sequence GTGGAACTATCGTGTAAATCTGAATACGCAATTTTGGCGTTATTAGAGATGGCAATTCATTACGAAAGCTGCGAACCGATGCAAATTCGACAAATTGCTGCTCAACAAAATATACCGGATCGTTATCTAGAACAGCTATTAGCTACATTGAGGCGCGGCGGTATAGTTAAGAGTCAACGTGGTTCAAAAGGTGGCTATCTTTTGGCACGGGAACCTTGGAAAATTAGCATTTTAGATATATTGGAATGTTTAGAAGGCTTAGATGTACGGATTAGTGAAGAAGATACCAACAACCTCAAAAGTGTAGATAGTTCTATTGTGGACGAAATTTGGCAAGAAGCTCGTCAGGCGGCAAATGCAGTCTTACAAAAACATTCGCTTCAGGATCTTTGTGAAAAAAGAGATTCACGCCGTCAGTTAGATATCATGTATTACATTTAA
- a CDS encoding iron uptake porin, with translation MSNLLWKSLVVSPAVLGAALLVSGTAIASPAAGNSASNAATEVSILETQAATEVVQQPVVLAQVKQDTQVLDQVKRYSNEGQNLQSQVTSVSQFSDVQPTDWAFQALQSLVERYGCIAGYPNGTYRGNRALTRYEFAAGLNACLDRVNELIATATADMVTKQDLATLQRLQEEFSAELATLRGRVDALEARTAELEANQFSTTTKLQGEAIFALTDAFNGDIAGKTVFQDRVRLNLQSSFTGRDMLNTRLAAGNAQNFGNTGESRQTFDVGSTGTNNVVLDKLTYEAPVGPAQVYIAATGGKHSHYAAVNNPYFFDKTDGGNGALSTFSSENPIYRIGGGSGIALNVPFGQGGGILKPSSLTLGYLASEANSPAAGEGLFDGNYAALGQLNFNVGNRIALAATYVHGYHGASSRLFDSGEGDDIVGTSLANNLSLGSASSSNSYGVSAAFRPSDKLSVSGFVSYHDITGFGAGDDYEAWSYGVGVALPDFGKKGNVLGIFGGAQPYSFNNNGGANSGDIPYQVEGFYKYRVSDNISVTPGVIWLPSIGQSSSSEDTFIGTLRTTFTF, from the coding sequence ATGTCTAATCTATTGTGGAAATCCTTGGTGGTTAGCCCAGCCGTGTTGGGAGCCGCCTTATTAGTTTCAGGAACAGCGATCGCATCGCCCGCCGCAGGCAACTCAGCCTCAAATGCTGCTACTGAAGTATCAATACTAGAAACACAAGCGGCAACAGAGGTTGTTCAACAACCTGTAGTATTGGCTCAAGTCAAGCAAGACACTCAGGTTTTAGATCAAGTTAAACGCTACAGTAACGAAGGTCAAAATCTACAATCTCAAGTAACATCAGTCTCTCAGTTTTCCGATGTCCAACCAACTGACTGGGCATTCCAAGCTTTGCAGTCCTTGGTGGAACGTTATGGTTGTATCGCAGGTTATCCCAATGGTACATATCGCGGAAACCGTGCTTTAACCCGTTATGAATTTGCCGCTGGTTTGAATGCCTGTTTAGACCGGGTGAATGAATTGATTGCCACAGCAACAGCTGACATGGTGACAAAACAGGATTTAGCCACCTTACAGCGCTTGCAAGAAGAATTTTCTGCTGAATTGGCAACTTTACGCGGTCGTGTCGATGCTTTGGAAGCACGCACTGCTGAGTTAGAAGCTAATCAATTCTCTACTACCACCAAATTGCAAGGTGAAGCTATTTTTGCTCTGACCGATGCTTTTAATGGTGACATTGCCGGTAAGACCGTTTTTCAAGATAGAGTGCGTTTGAACCTGCAAAGCAGCTTCACAGGTCGAGATATGTTGAATACCCGTTTGGCTGCGGGTAATGCACAAAACTTTGGAAACACTGGGGAAAGTAGACAAACCTTTGACGTTGGTAGCACTGGGACTAACAATGTTGTGTTAGACAAACTGACCTATGAAGCTCCTGTTGGTCCAGCACAGGTCTACATAGCAGCTACAGGTGGTAAACACAGCCATTATGCTGCTGTTAACAACCCTTACTTCTTTGATAAAACTGATGGTGGTAACGGTGCTTTAAGTACCTTTAGTTCTGAAAACCCCATCTATCGAATTGGTGGTGGTTCTGGTATTGCCCTTAATGTACCCTTTGGTCAAGGTGGCGGTATTCTCAAACCAAGTTCATTGACATTGGGTTATTTGGCTTCTGAGGCTAATAGTCCTGCTGCTGGTGAAGGTTTGTTCGACGGTAACTATGCTGCTTTAGGTCAGTTAAACTTTAACGTTGGTAATCGCATTGCCTTAGCTGCTACTTATGTACATGGTTATCATGGTGCTAGTAGCCGTTTGTTTGACTCAGGAGAGGGTGATGATATCGTAGGTACATCACTAGCTAATAATCTCAGTTTAGGTAGCGCCTCGTCCAGCAACTCCTACGGTGTTTCTGCTGCCTTCAGACCTAGCGACAAACTGTCCGTTAGTGGTTTTGTTTCTTACCACGATATCACAGGCTTTGGTGCTGGTGATGACTATGAGGCTTGGAGCTACGGTGTTGGTGTAGCATTACCTGACTTTGGTAAAAAAGGCAACGTATTGGGTATTTTCGGTGGCGCTCAACCTTATTCCTTTAACAATAATGGTGGTGCTAATTCTGGTGATATTCCCTACCAAGTTGAAGGTTTCTACAAGTATCGCGTCTCTGATAACATCTCTGTCACCCCTGGTGTGATTTGGTTGCCATCCATCGGACAAAGTAGCAGCAGCGAAGATACCTTTATCGGTACTTTGAGAACAACTTTTACTTTCTAA
- a CDS encoding J domain-containing protein yields MVDSNHYETLKVNSKASQAEIKQAYRRLVKLFHPDTNQEIANNEQIILINAAYEVLGDTHNRQHYDQKLRHNSQKSSIPKPKRNSDQKPYKTTRPTGRDADEQIEEWLRRVYKPVNRILCTILSSLEEQIEELAADPFDDELLDEFQNYLESCREDLKEAQIRFRSLPNPATFAAAAAHLYYCLSQVADGIEELAYFPLSYDDRYLHTGQELFRIAKRLHREAQESVG; encoded by the coding sequence ATGGTCGATTCTAACCACTACGAAACCCTCAAAGTTAATTCCAAAGCCAGCCAAGCGGAAATTAAACAAGCCTATCGCCGCTTGGTTAAGTTATTTCATCCTGATACTAATCAGGAAATAGCAAATAACGAGCAGATTATTCTCATTAATGCCGCCTATGAGGTTTTAGGCGACACCCACAATCGCCAGCACTACGATCAAAAACTGCGACATAATTCTCAAAAATCAAGTATTCCCAAGCCAAAGCGCAATTCTGACCAAAAACCTTACAAAACAACCAGGCCAACGGGAAGAGATGCTGATGAACAAATCGAAGAATGGTTGCGCCGAGTTTATAAACCAGTAAATCGGATACTTTGTACCATTCTCAGTTCTCTAGAAGAACAAATTGAGGAATTAGCCGCAGATCCTTTTGATGATGAATTGTTAGACGAATTTCAGAATTATTTAGAATCCTGTCGAGAAGACCTCAAAGAAGCTCAAATTAGGTTTCGTTCTTTGCCGAATCCTGCTACTTTTGCCGCTGCGGCAGCGCATCTTTACTACTGTCTAAGTCAAGTGGCAGACGGAATAGAAGAGTTAGCATATTTTCCGTTAAGCTACGATGATCGGTATTTGCACACAGGTCAAGAATTATTTAGGATAGCTAAAAGATTGCATCGTGAAGCCCAAGAATCGGTAGGTTGA